The genomic stretch CGATGGTATCTGTTCCAGCTAAGACTGCAGATGATCCAGCCAATGATTGGACATGGCCATACAACTACAAGAAGATCGGTGAATATGCGGACTATGTACAAGTCATGACGTATGACGAGCATGGATCCTGGAGTGAGCCCGGCTCTTCGGCCAGTAAAAACTGGGTGAAAGATACACTGACTTTTGCAACAGAAGAAATGGAGCCCGATAAAGTCATTATGGGTATACCAGCATACGGTTATGACTGGAATCTTAACAATCCAGAACAAAACAAATTAATCGAATGGGATGCTATCCATTCTATCATGGAAGCCGAGAGTGCTGACCCTGTATATGATGAAGAAACAGCATCAGCACATTTCACCTATATAGATGATGAGAAGCAAGAACATATCATTTGGTATGAAGATAAAAATTCCTTAACACAAAAAAGTGACCTAACTAATCAATACGATATTGCTGGATTATCTGTGTATGCTTTAGGATATGAGTCGAGAGATTACTGGAATGCGATTGAAACAGCGATAAATTAAAAAACAGCAATCAGCTGATTAATAGGCTGATTGCTGTTTTTTGTGTTTCAAACTTTAACTCTACTATTAAAATTCATTTTCCAACCAACACAAAAACATTCTTATCCGGTGCCTGCATAACAGCAACATGACCGCCAAGCGCGTTGGGGAACGGCTGTTTAATCCACTTTATATCGGTTTTCTCCGTTAAATGAGTAAAAACTGCATGTACATCATCTACAACAATTTCTGTTTCAGCAAAAGCTAGATTTGGATTATCCTTTAAGACCAATTCGGTTTCTCCGTTCGGAAACTTCATTCCTGCCAGCCGCCAGCGGTGTTCTTCATCTTGAAACGTATCCCACGCTTTGGACAATCCCATCGATTCATAGAAAGCAATTGATTGGTCGATATTTTCTGTGTAAATAGCTTGGCATTGCAGCTGCTTCCACATTTCCCACACCTCCGAATTCAAATCACCATTATTATACAATAAAACACCCTGACGTCTGTGCCAGGGTGTTTGTCTGTTTATTTTGCTCTCTTTACTATCTTCACAGCTTCCTTGGATACATAAAACTTGCCGCCGCTTTGAACTGTTACACTATCAAGTTCGTATTCTCGGTCATTCACAATAGCTATATTTTTATTCACTGGGAATTGCGCTTTTTTGCGTCCTCTGTCTACAACAAGCACTGGATTCGCTTCATTAGAAGTATCTACGCTTACTTCACCCCAATTACCAAATGCATCTTCCGCTTCAATAAACATATTACGGCTCAACTTATCTAGCTTAAAGCCCATTGCATCCGCTGCACTATGCGCGATATCTGTGTTCTGAATCATACCAGATGGCTTTCCAGGTCCATAGGAATAAAGGAATACATCTTCACCCGTATGTCCGCCAGTTGTAAAGCCAAGGTTCGCCCGCTGCGCAAGCAGATCTACTAATGTGCCGCCAAGATCTTCCGCTTTGTTGATGGCTCTCTTTTCTTTTTTCGTTGGGTTGGTAATTCCATAAAGCGCCGCTACTTCCAATCTGTTTGAGCCGTCCTCGTTCAGCTGAGACAAAGCGCCTTCTACTGTCATCTTCGCTTCTTTCAGCGGATCCACATAAGCAGATACTGGTGTAGAGGAATAAGTGCCATCTGTGTTTTCATTACCAATCGATATTCCGCTATTGCCGTGGTCTGAAACAGCTATAACCATGGTATGCTTATCTTTCTTCGCAAAGTCAAGCGCCTCTTTTACCGCATCATCAAATGCTAGCGTATCACTAACCATACCAACTGGATCATTCGCATGCGCTGCCCAGTCTGGCTTGCTTCCTTCTACAAAGAGGAAGAAACCATCTTTATCTTTAGATAATGTCTGGATACCTTTTTTCGTCATCTCTGCCAATGTAGGTTCCTCCGGCTGTGTTACTTCCTTATCCATATCATAAGCTAGAGCAGCTGGTGCGAATGAACCCCAAATTTTCTTTGATCCGGAATTGAGCAAGTCTTCTCGTGTCTCTACAAAATCATAGCCTCTGTTATCAATTACTTCTAGTAAATTCTCGCCATCTTTTCGATTTCCACTCTCCAGTGTTTCTTTCCCGCCGCCAAGAACAACATCAATATTTTGATACACTTGCTGCTCTGCAATATTGTCATATTGCTGGCGATGTTCGGCATGGGAAGAAAACGCTGCCGGAGTCGCATGCTGGATTTCAGATGTTGAAATAAGACCAGTTGCTTTCCCTTTCGTCTTCGCACCTTCGAGTACATTCGTTACCGGACGATATGGGTCATCGGCAAGATCTTCATCCACTCCAGGTGACGTTATTTTTTCTGGCAGGACGCCGACAAACTTATCATTTGATTTGTTACCAGTAGCCATTGCTGTTCCCGCTGGCGCTGAATCCGTTATTGCCGAATCAGCTGAATATGTACGCACGCCTCCCGCAGCCATTTCATCCATAGCCAAGTCACTGCCTTTATACCATCTGGATAAAGTTGTCGTGGAAGAGCTGACGCCGTCCTTCACAAGGACAATAACATTTTTCACCTTAGCACCTTTCTTCGCCTCTGCTTCCTCCTGATCCAGATTAGTTAAACCAATAGATCCTATCGCCAACGTTCCCGCTAATGTAACACCAAGTAATTTTTTGCTCATTTTCATTCCTCTTACCTCCACCCGATTATTTATGAAAAAGAAAGATTACTACAACTAGAAAGTTAGTAGAATTAGCTCGTGTACGAGGGTAATTGTATAGGCGAAATATTAATAGGGTGTTAAGAGGACATAAAGCTATTGTTAATTAGCAGAAAGATATTGTTGGTAAGGAAAAGCTTGTCAAGTCGCGAAAAATACTATTGTAATAGGTATTATGCAATGTTTTGGAGTCACACAATTTCACCAGTATTCTATCAGCCGGTTAGTTTAATTGGGTTTTATATGAATTAGTTCAAATTACCTAATAACCCTATCATCAAGACTATATAAATATAGATACCTATAAGTTACCATATATAGTTAATATTTCTTTAAAGAAATATTATCTCTTTTGCTGGAGAAATCGAATCAACATCTATAAAAAACAACCCTTTCTAGGGCCGCTTTTCGATTTATAATGTGACTTCGCTCCTTCCCCTTCGATATTAAAATTCTTATCAGCAGTAACGATGCCTTGCAGAGCAGAAATAGTAAAACCTATAGAGAGAAATTATTCCATCACAGTCAGTTTTCCAAGATTTTATAATTCTCTTCTCAAAGAATCAGTTCCAATTGATAATAGAATTGTCGGGTAGCGAAAACAGCAACTTCAAGCTGACCCTGACTTTCACATAATTTTAACTATCTCTTAACACTAGTAAATAACAGCATAATCATCGTATTTTTCATGTGACAAGCTTCACATAATTGCTTGACATTACTCTATGATTATTCTAACCTTACTAATAAATATAAATTTAGAATGATTATGTTTAAGTAATTCTAAGTTTCTAGTTATTAATTTATTTTAGGAGGCTATTTAATTTATGTCACTTATCGGCAAAGAAGTACAACCATTCACAGCACAAGCTTACAAAAACGGTGATTTCGTTGAGGTAACAGAACAGAATTTCAAAGGTAACTGGAGCGTCGTTTGCTTCTACCCTGCAGATTTCAGCTTTGTTTGCCCAACTGAACTAGAAGACCTTCAAGGTCAGTACAGCGCACTTCAAGATTTAGGTGTAGAAGTATTCTCTGTTTCAACTGATACACACTTCGTACATAAAGGCTGGCATGACAGCTCCGAAAAAATCGGCAAAATCACGTACGCAATGATTGGTGATCCATCTCAAGCAATCTCTCGTCAATTCGATGTTTTGAATGAAGAATCTGGTCTTGCTGACCGCGGTACATTCGTTATCGATCCAGACGGTGTTATTCAAACTGTAGAAATCAATGCAGACGGAATCGGCCGTGACGCAAGCACACTAGTAAACAAAATCAAAGCAGCACAGTACGTACGCCAAAATCCAGGTGAAGTTTGCCCGGCTAAATGGGAAGAAGGCGGCGAAACACTAACACCTAGCTTGGACCTTGTAGGTAAAATCTAAGGAGTGCATTTGACTTATGGTACTTGATGCAACAATCAAAGCACAATTAAACCAATATATGGCGATGATGGAGAACCCAATCGTTCTTAAAGTAAGCACAGCTGCAGACGACGTGTCCAAGGACATGCTCGCTCTAGTAGAAGAACTTGCTTCCATGTCACCTAAGATCACAATCGAAAAAACAGAACTGACTCGTACACCTAGCTTCACTGTAAACCGTGTCGGAGAAGATACTGGCGTTGCTTTCGCCGGTATTCCGCTTGGTCATGAGTTCACTTCCCTTGTTCTTGCTCTCTTGCAAGTAAGCGGTCGTGCTCCAAAAGTTGATGACAAACTAATCAAACAGATTAAGAACATCAAAGGGGAATTCCACTTTGAATCTTACATCAGCCTAACTTGTCATAACTGTCCAGACGTTGTACAAGCATTGAACGTGATGAGCGTGCTTAACCCGAACATCACGCATACAATGATTGACGGCGCAGCATTCAAAGATGAAGTAGAAAGCAAGAACATCATGGCAGTTCCAACCGTTTACTTGAACGGCGAAAACTTCGGCAGCGGCCGAATGACAATGGACGAGATGCTTGCCAAAATGGGTGCTGGCGCAGATGTGTCTGAATTCGACAACAAAGATCCATACGATGTGCTTGTTGTCGGCGGCGGTCCAGCTGGTTCCAGCGCAGCAATCTATGCTGCTCGTAAAGGAATCCGTACTGGTATCGTAGCTGAACGCTTTGGCGGTCAGGTATTGGATACAATGAGCATTGAGAACTTCATCACCGTTAAGGAAACAGAAGGTCCGAAGCTTGTTGCAAGCCTGGAAGAGCATGTGAAAGAATACGATATTGATGTGATGAACTTGCAGAAAGCAACGAAAATCGCGAAAAACGATTTGTTCGAGCTTGAACTAGAGAATGGCGCAACACTGAAAAGTAAGAGTGTCATCATCTCCACTGGCGCACGCTGGCGTAATGTTAACGTACCTGGTGAGCAAGAGTTCAAAAACAAAGGTGTCGCGTATTGCGCACACTGTGACGGTCCGCTATTCGAAGGAAAAGACGTTGCTGTTATCGGCGGCGGTAATTCCGGAATCGAAGCAGCGATTGACTTAGCAGGTATCGTAAATCACGTTACTGTTCTTGAGTTCAACGCAACACTAAAAGCAGATGAGGTACTGCAAAAGCGTGCCTACAGCCTGCCAAACGTAACAATTATTACAAATGCGCAAACAACAGAAATCACGGGTGACGAAAACGTGAACGGTATCTCATACCTCGAGCGCGACACAGGCGAAGAGAAACACGTTGCCTTGCAAGGCGTGTTCGTCCAAATCGGACTTGTACCAAATACAGAGTTCCTAGCGGACGTTGTAGAACGTACACCGATGGGAGAAATCATCGTTGACAAACACGGCCAATCAAACATCCCTGGCCTATTCGCAGCTGGTGACTGTACCGACTCAGCGTACAAACAGATCATCGTTTCCATGGGATCTGGTGCGACTGCATCACTTGGTGCATTTGATTATTTGATCCGTAATTAAAGCAAAAGCGTGCAGCTACTTGTGTAGCCGCACGCTTTTTATTTATCTAACTATCCACTCACATCCCTAGCCTCCCTCTAACAAATCCTTTCATGAACTGTATAAAAACCACAGCAACGATAGCACTTAAATTCCCCACATATTTTAGACTCCACCTTTAAAACAACTGTAATAATATGCATATCCGCAATTTACCATAAAAAAGAAGATGCCCAGAAACATCTTCCAATTGCTACATTACTATTTTCTCTAGTACACTAACGATTTTCTCTTTTCTAAGATAAAGCGCTTGCGCCTCATCCACACTAACGGCCTCAAACCGAACAACAGATCCTGGAGCGGCCTGTGCCAGTTTCGGCATATCTGCAGCAATTACTGTCGCAATACGTGTATAACCGCCTGTCGTCTGACGATCAGCCATCAAGATGATCGGCTGGCCATTGGCTGGTACTTGAATACCTCCGAGCGGAATGGCTTCTGAGATAATGTCTGCTGAGGTTTTATGTTTTAGTTCTGGACCGTTCAGGCGATAGCCCATGCGATCTGACTGTGGTGTGATTTCATAGGCCGATGATAAGAATGTATCAAGCGCCTCTTTAGTAAATGCATCTTGATGCGGACCAAGAATGACACGGACCGTGACTTCCTTCTTATAAACTGGTATAGCGTCATAATGAAGTGACCGACCCGCCACTGACTGCGCCTGTTCAAATCCGCACAGCATATCTTCCTTCTCAAGCGCCCGTCCATTCATACCGCCTAATTTTGCCTTGAGGAAGGTGGATTTGCTTCCCATGACAACCGGTAAATCAAAGCCGCCTGCCACACTTATATAAGAACGAATGCCTTCTAGCGGCTGGCCAAATTCAATCAGCTGCCCTTCCTTCACAGCAATACTTTTCCACATCGGTACAGGTATCCCATTTACTCGCGGAGAGAGATTCCCACCACAAATACTGATAACCGTATCCTTTAAGACTTTCAATGTCGGTCCCATCATCGTTACTTCTAGCGCAGCTTCATTTCGCTGGTTGCCGACAAGTAGGTTGGCAATCTGCAGGGAATAATCATCCATTGCACCAGCCACGACAACTCCATACTCCTGATAGCCGGTTCTGCCAAGATCCTGGAAAGTTGTCAGCAACCCAGGCTTGATTACTTGAAATAGTGGTCTACTCATAATGATTTGCCCCGAAATTTTTGAATGGTAATGTTTTCTGTCTGCAATCTCTCACGAAGCTGCTGGACAAAACGCAATGCCTCCGGTTCATCTCCATGGACACATATCGTATCCGCCTGAATGGAAACGTCCGTCCCATCAACCGCCGTTACTTTTCCTTCCTGAATCATACGAACAACACGATCAACCGCAACCGTCACATCATGAATCATCGCATTCGGCTGGGTACGAGGCGTTAGTGTGCCATCAGACTGATAAGTTCTATCCGCAAATACTTCTTGCGCCACACGTAAGCCTATCTTCTCTCCCGCACGCACAAGTTCACTGCCTGCTAAACCGAACAGTACTAGCTCTGGATCAACCGCATGCACAGCTTCAGCAATCGCTTCCGCCAACGCCGCATCCTTGGATGCCATATTGTAAAGTGCACCGTGCGGCTTCACATGCTGAACCTGCGTCCCGCAAGCTTTGGCTGCACCTTGTATAGCACCAACTTGGTATACAACCATATTATAAATCTCTTTAGGCGAGAGATTCATATTACGACGACCAAAGCCTGCCAAATCAGGAAAGCCCGGATGCGCACCAATTCCTACTCCTAGCTCCGCTGCTGTTTTCAAAGTTTCCACCATAACATTGGCGTCACCCGCGTGAAATCCGCAAGCAATATTGGCAGATGATATGTACTTCAATACTTCGGCATCGTTCCCAATGGTATAAGCACCAAAACTTTCGCCCAAATCACTATTCAAGTCAATTGTCTGCATATCCGTTCCTCCTCACTTTTCCTTAGTGTTGATCTCATATTCTCCAGCTCGAACCGCTTCTGCAATCGCATCGTACTCACTCTGGGAAATAGGTACAAAACGCAAATAATGTCCAGAAGACAGCAAGATTGGCTGTTGGCTTTCTGGATCATATAACTTCACCGGCGTCTTTCCGATAATTTGCCATCCGCCAGGTGATTCCAGCGAATAAATGCCTGTTTGCGAAGCTGCTATCCCAACAGACCCCGCCTCTATTCTCGCACGCGGATTTTCCCGGCGCGGTGTAGCAATCTCTTCCGGCATACCGCCTAAGTACGGAAAACCCGGAACAAATCCCATCATATATATCAAATAATCTTGGCTCGAATGAATTCGAATTACTTCCTCTTCTGACAGACCATTATGTTCGGCAACAAAAGCCAGATCAGCACCTGTTTCCCCTCCATAATACGTGGGAATCTCATAAACAAGAGAAGCAGCTGCCGCCACTCCTCCTTGAATCCTATCATATAGCTGCTCCAGTCGCTCTTTGAGAGCTTGGTAGCGAATTTTCTCGGGTCGGTAGAAAATGGATAAGGTCGTATAAGCCGGTACCCATTCGGTAATGCCTTCGATTCGCTCCGCCTTAAGGCGTGCAGCGAACAGCCGGATATGTTGATTCGTTTCCTCTAAGATTGTCTGTCCGAAAACGAGCTGAATGCCTGTATCTCCTAAAGGATGATAAGTAAGCGTCATTTTGTGGACCTCCTTCTCGAATTAGAACAATTGCGGCACTTTATCTATAAGTGTAACAACTGCCAGGTAAGCAGTAGCAAGGAAAACAATGGCGCCAAAGATTGTCAGCCATAGCGGATGCTTGTAATCATCGCCAACAACCGACTTTTTGTAAGCTCCAATTAGCAAGACACCTAAAGCAACTGGTAAAATTAAGCCGTTAACTGCACCAGCAAGTACAAGCAATGTTGCGGGTTGCCCGACCAAAACCATGATGATCGTTGAAACAACGATAAAACCGATTGTCACCAGCTTCTGGTGCCGCTCGATACTTTTAGACAATGTCTTTAGGAAGGATACAGATGTATAAGCCGCCCCAACAACTGACGTAATTCCGGCAGCCCAAAGGATAAGCCCGAACATTTTATATCCAATTGTTCCCGCAGCTTCCAAGAATACAGAAGCAGCTGGGTTATTCGCATCCAATTTCACACCAGTTACAACAACACCTAACACGGCAAGGAACAAGAAAATACGCATAATAGAAGCGATTAATATTCCAGTAACCGAGCTTCGTGTCACATACCGAAGATTCTCTTTTCCAGATATTCCCGCATCCAATAATCGGTGACCGCCGGCAAACGTAATATAACCGCCAACTGTACCACCTACAAGTGTAATAATAGCAAATAAATCCAGATCCGTTGGCGCAAATGTACGCGCTACCGCTTGTCCGACTGGCGGATCACTTTGAAAGGCTACATAGATGGTAAGCGCAATCATGACAATACCAAGAATACGCGCAATTTGATCCATCGCTGCACCTGCTTCTCTGGATAGGAAGATACCAATTGCGATAACCCCAGTAATGACTGCACCAATTCGTGCAT from Terribacillus sp. DMT04 encodes the following:
- a CDS encoding glycosyl hydrolase family 18 protein produces the protein MKKIAAFAIIILIAAGGLVFTQGKYKAHADEKVILGYTTSDNTSLQSIKDYHSHLTAIAMDTYAFDTQGNLTEETPKEQVNYANKHKIDTYAVISNFGETDFDPDLAHAVMSNEHAKKRFIAQLASLAEDNNLTGINIDFESIYPEDRDLYSKLIKDTAQSLQKNYIKTMVSVPAKTADDPANDWTWPYNYKKIGEYADYVQVMTYDEHGSWSEPGSSASKNWVKDTLTFATEEMEPDKVIMGIPAYGYDWNLNNPEQNKLIEWDAIHSIMEAESADPVYDEETASAHFTYIDDEKQEHIIWYEDKNSLTQKSDLTNQYDIAGLSVYALGYESRDYWNAIETAIN
- a CDS encoding VOC family protein produces the protein MWKQLQCQAIYTENIDQSIAFYESMGLSKAWDTFQDEEHRWRLAGMKFPNGETELVLKDNPNLAFAETEIVVDDVHAVFTHLTEKTDIKWIKQPFPNALGGHVAVMQAPDKNVFVLVGK
- a CDS encoding alkaline phosphatase, which codes for MSKKLLGVTLAGTLAIGSIGLTNLDQEEAEAKKGAKVKNVIVLVKDGVSSSTTTLSRWYKGSDLAMDEMAAGGVRTYSADSAITDSAPAGTAMATGNKSNDKFVGVLPEKITSPGVDEDLADDPYRPVTNVLEGAKTKGKATGLISTSEIQHATPAAFSSHAEHRQQYDNIAEQQVYQNIDVVLGGGKETLESGNRKDGENLLEVIDNRGYDFVETREDLLNSGSKKIWGSFAPAALAYDMDKEVTQPEEPTLAEMTKKGIQTLSKDKDGFFLFVEGSKPDWAAHANDPVGMVSDTLAFDDAVKEALDFAKKDKHTMVIAVSDHGNSGISIGNENTDGTYSSTPVSAYVDPLKEAKMTVEGALSQLNEDGSNRLEVAALYGITNPTKKEKRAINKAEDLGGTLVDLLAQRANLGFTTGGHTGEDVFLYSYGPGKPSGMIQNTDIAHSAADAMGFKLDKLSRNMFIEAEDAFGNWGEVSVDTSNEANPVLVVDRGRKKAQFPVNKNIAIVNDREYELDSVTVQSGGKFYVSKEAVKIVKRAK
- the ahpC gene encoding alkyl hydroperoxide reductase subunit C, which encodes MSLIGKEVQPFTAQAYKNGDFVEVTEQNFKGNWSVVCFYPADFSFVCPTELEDLQGQYSALQDLGVEVFSVSTDTHFVHKGWHDSSEKIGKITYAMIGDPSQAISRQFDVLNEESGLADRGTFVIDPDGVIQTVEINADGIGRDASTLVNKIKAAQYVRQNPGEVCPAKWEEGGETLTPSLDLVGKI
- the ahpF gene encoding alkyl hydroperoxide reductase subunit F: MVLDATIKAQLNQYMAMMENPIVLKVSTAADDVSKDMLALVEELASMSPKITIEKTELTRTPSFTVNRVGEDTGVAFAGIPLGHEFTSLVLALLQVSGRAPKVDDKLIKQIKNIKGEFHFESYISLTCHNCPDVVQALNVMSVLNPNITHTMIDGAAFKDEVESKNIMAVPTVYLNGENFGSGRMTMDEMLAKMGAGADVSEFDNKDPYDVLVVGGGPAGSSAAIYAARKGIRTGIVAERFGGQVLDTMSIENFITVKETEGPKLVASLEEHVKEYDIDVMNLQKATKIAKNDLFELELENGATLKSKSVIISTGARWRNVNVPGEQEFKNKGVAYCAHCDGPLFEGKDVAVIGGGNSGIEAAIDLAGIVNHVTVLEFNATLKADEVLQKRAYSLPNVTIITNAQTTEITGDENVNGISYLERDTGEEKHVALQGVFVQIGLVPNTEFLADVVERTPMGEIIVDKHGQSNIPGLFAAGDCTDSAYKQIIVSMGSGATASLGAFDYLIRN
- a CDS encoding biotin-dependent carboxyltransferase family protein — its product is MSRPLFQVIKPGLLTTFQDLGRTGYQEYGVVVAGAMDDYSLQIANLLVGNQRNEAALEVTMMGPTLKVLKDTVISICGGNLSPRVNGIPVPMWKSIAVKEGQLIEFGQPLEGIRSYISVAGGFDLPVVMGSKSTFLKAKLGGMNGRALEKEDMLCGFEQAQSVAGRSLHYDAIPVYKKEVTVRVILGPHQDAFTKEALDTFLSSAYEITPQSDRMGYRLNGPELKHKTSADIISEAIPLGGIQVPANGQPIILMADRQTTGGYTRIATVIAADMPKLAQAAPGSVVRFEAVSVDEAQALYLRKEKIVSVLEKIVM
- a CDS encoding LamB/YcsF family protein, which translates into the protein MQTIDLNSDLGESFGAYTIGNDAEVLKYISSANIACGFHAGDANVMVETLKTAAELGVGIGAHPGFPDLAGFGRRNMNLSPKEIYNMVVYQVGAIQGAAKACGTQVQHVKPHGALYNMASKDAALAEAIAEAVHAVDPELVLFGLAGSELVRAGEKIGLRVAQEVFADRTYQSDGTLTPRTQPNAMIHDVTVAVDRVVRMIQEGKVTAVDGTDVSIQADTICVHGDEPEALRFVQQLRERLQTENITIQKFRGKSL
- the pxpB gene encoding 5-oxoprolinase subunit PxpB, which codes for MTLTYHPLGDTGIQLVFGQTILEETNQHIRLFAARLKAERIEGITEWVPAYTTLSIFYRPEKIRYQALKERLEQLYDRIQGGVAAAASLVYEIPTYYGGETGADLAFVAEHNGLSEEEVIRIHSSQDYLIYMMGFVPGFPYLGGMPEEIATPRRENPRARIEAGSVGIAASQTGIYSLESPGGWQIIGKTPVKLYDPESQQPILLSSGHYLRFVPISQSEYDAIAEAVRAGEYEINTKEK
- a CDS encoding NRAMP family divalent metal transporter; amino-acid sequence: MASRDKDLQQKQSSSKGKLGVLLGAAFLMGSSAVGPGFLTQTAVFTEQLLASFGFVILMSIILDIGVQLNIWRIIAVSRMRGQDIANKVLPGLGYFLAFAVALGGLAFNIGNVGGAGLGLNVIFGMDARIGAVITGVIAIGIFLSREAGAAMDQIARILGIVMIALTIYVAFQSDPPVGQAVARTFAPTDLDLFAIITLVGGTVGGYITFAGGHRLLDAGISGKENLRYVTRSSVTGILIASIMRIFLFLAVLGVVVTGVKLDANNPAASVFLEAAGTIGYKMFGLILWAAGITSVVGAAYTSVSFLKTLSKSIERHQKLVTIGFIVVSTIIMVLVGQPATLLVLAGAVNGLILPVALGVLLIGAYKKSVVGDDYKHPLWLTIFGAIVFLATAYLAVVTLIDKVPQLF